The genomic stretch AGGTTCGCCGCCGCGGACCAGAAGGCCAGGCGCTCGTCCTCGTTCTGCGGGTCCGCCCAGGCGTGCACATCGGCGCTCAGCGGGTCAGCGGGCACCGGGGTATTCGGAAGTGGGGTCACCAAAGGTCCTTCTGCTCAGCTCAGGGAGGTCAGGGTCTTGAACTCGTGCTGGTGGAAGACCAGCCCTGCAGCACCCTCGGTGAAGCCCAGGTCCAGGATCTCGAGCACGATGATGTCGTGGTCCCCGGCGCGGACCTGGTCGTAGATCCGGGTGCGCAGCCACATCGGGACGCCGTCGAGCAGCAGCGCCGAGCCCTGGAGCTGGTAGTCCACTCCGGTGAAGCGGTTCGCCCGGTCCTTCGAGGCGATCTGTCGGCACAGTCCGTTCTGGTCGCGGCCCAGCACCGAGATGCCCAGTTCGCCTCCGCTGCGCTCAAGCTTCGGCCAGGTGGAGGAGTTGTGCTGCACCGCCAGGGTGACCAGCGGCGGGTCGAGCGAGACGCCCACCGTGAAGGTGGAGGCGATGATCGCCTCGGGTGCTCCGTCCACCTCGGCGCCCACGGCGACGATTCCCTGCGGGAACTGCGCCAGGGCATGACGCAGCGCGAAGGAATCAACGCGGGACGCGGCGGTGGGGTTTTCCAGGGTGCGTGCGGGAACAGACATGCAGATCAACTCCATCGGTCCTGGCGTTAGCACCCGGCGTGTCCGGGTTGCTGCGGCGTCTCTGAGCCAGATCTCTCAGCCGCTCGGGATGGTGACGGGTCAACGCTACGCGGGCTTCCGCCGACCAGCAAGAATTGCTCGCACTGTGAGACGCCGGATGACATCCGCATCGTGGGGCAGGACTCTGGGTGTCGGATGAACACACTGTCGCCCCCGGCTGTCAGGGCGCACAGCGTTCAACGATATGCACCGCCTCCCTGATGGTCGCCGCCGCGGCGGATCGCAGGTGTGCGGCGTCGTTGCGACTTGACGGGTGCGTCCCTGCGCCGTCTATATTTAGCGTCATCACCATCCAGAGCGACTGAGGGATCTGGCCCGTCGACGTCGCAGCAACCCGGACACGCCGGGTGCTAACGCCAGAACCGATGGAGGATCGAATGAACATTCAACTGCCTGTGCCCCACGATCTGCGCGAGACCATTGCCCGTGTCGGGCTGCGCGCCCTCGACCGCGAGCGCAGCCGTGAACTGGCCCGCAGCGAGGTCAGTGACCTCGTCGTGGCCGGCATCGGTCGACTGCGTCTGCCGCGCTCGGTCGGGGGATTCGGCCTGGACTGGGTGGCCAGCACGGAGATCCTGCTGGAGCTCGCCGCCCAGGACAGCAACATCCCACAGGTGCTGCGGGGGCACTTCGCAGTGCAGGAGGACCTGCTGTGGCGGGCCGATGCCGAGTCCGATGCCGCACCCGAAGCCCGGGACCTCGTCCGGCGCTGGCTCGCGCGGATCGCGGCGGGGGAGCTGGTCGGCAACGCCTGGACCGAGCCGGGCAAGGGCGGCTTCCACCAGTCCGGCACTGTGGTCAGCGAGTCCACCGACGGGCACGTGGTCAACGGGGTGAAGTACTACACCACCGGCGCGATCTTTGCGGATTGGCTCGATGTCACCGCCAGGGACGCCGCGGGCCACGAGCTTGCGGTGCTGATGCGCCGGGACCAGCCAGGGGTGGAGATCGACGACGACTGGGACGGCTTCGGTCAGCGCACCACCGGTTCTGGCACCGCTCGGCTGAGTGACGCCGTGGTAGAGGAGGCCGAGTTGCGCGGACTGAACGATCGGTTCCCCTACCAGACCGCGCTCTACCAGCACTTCCTGCTGATCGTGCTCGCCGGGGTCTCCGAGGCCGCCGCCCGCGATGCCGCGGCATTGCTGCATGAGCGCTCGCGGACTTTCTCCCACGCCAATACCCGCACTCCGCGCACGGATCCACAGCTGCTCCAGGCTGTCGGAGAGATCGATGCGGTGGCGGCGCTGGCGCGGGCGCAGGTCCTCGCGACCGCGGCGAGCTTGGATGCCGCCTTCGCCGCTCGGAGCAGCACCGAGGACGCCCAGATCGAGGCCGCCAATGCGGTGGAGCTCGCCACCGGTCGTGCCCAGGTGGCGCTGCACCGCCCCGTGCTGGAGGCCCTCACCCGGATCTTCGATGTCCTGGGCGCCTCCGGGGTAAGCCAGTCGCGCAGCCTGGACCGGCACTGGCGCAACGCGCGGACTGTCACCAGCCACAACCCCTGGGTCTATAAGGCTCGGATCGCGGGGGACCACCGGGTCAACGGCACCGCACCGGTCAGGCTGTGGAGCGTCGGCGAGCCCGACGCTGCGCAGACGCCTTCGGCTGAGGTCCCGCCAGGCGCACCGGAGAAGGTCACACCGGGTGCCTGATCTGCCCTCCCTGGTCCGGCGCCCGGTGTAGATCCTCGAGCGCGGCCCCCACGCCCAGGCACCGATCAGCCTCTGCCCGCCGCGCCACTCCGTCAGACCGCCACTCCGCTATTTCGCCACATCACTATGACGCCACTCCGCCCCGCCCCGAACGCCCGAACCCCAAGGAGAACCACGAATGACCTACCCGAGAGCCGAATCCGGCAAGCGCGAGATCCTCTTCAACGCCTTCGACATGAACTGCGTGGTGCACCAGTCCCCGGGCCTGTGGCGGCACCCGGAAGACCGCGCCCGGGAGTACAACACCATCGGGTACTGGACCGAAGTGGCGCAGATCCTGGAACGCGGACTCTTCGACGGCCTGTTCATCGCCGATGTGCTGGGCCCCTATGACGTCTTCGGCTCGAACCCGGAGGCCGCGCTGCGCTCCGGGGCGCAGATCCCGCTGCAAGATCCGTTCCTTCTGGTCTCCGCGATGGCCGCGGTCACCAAGAACCTGGGCTTCGGGATCACCGCCGGCACCGCTTACGAACACCCCTACCCCTTCTCCCGCCGCCTGGGCACCCTGGATCACCTCACCGGCGGCCGAGTGGGCTGGAACGTGGTCACCGGCTATCTGCCCTCGGCCGCGCAGAACATGGGTCAGGACGATCAGATGGAGCACGATCGCCGCTACGACCACGCCGATGAGTACCTCGACGTGGTCTATAAGCTCCTCGAAGGCTCCTGGGAGGACGACGCCGTGCTGGCCGACAAGGCCTCAGGGGTGTTCACCGACCCGAACAAGGTGCACCGGATCGAACACCACGGCGAGTTCTTCAAGACCCCCGGGATCGGCGTGGTGGAGCCCTCCCCGCAGCGCACCCCGGTGATCTACCAGGCGGGCGCCTCCAGCCGAGGCCGCGCCTTCGCCGGCAAACACGCCGAGGCGGTGTTCATCAATCCGCCCACCAAGGAGCTGGCCAAAGCCTCGGTGGCCAAGATCCGTGCTTCCGTGGCGGAGGCCGGACGTGACCCCTACTCGGTGCGGATCTTCGCGATGCAGACCATCGTCACCGGTGAGGACAACGCCGCCGCGCAGGCCAAATACGAGGACCTCACCCGCTACATCGACGCCGAGGGCGGACTGGTGCTGATGTCGGGCTGGATGGGCATCGATCTGAGCCAGTTCGACCTCGACCAGCCCATCGGAGACGTGAAGTCCAACGCCATCCAGTCCACGGTGGAGACCTTCCAGAAGGCCTCCGGCCGAGAGGACGAGGTCTGGACCGTCCGGCAGCTCGCCGAGTGGGTCGGCGTCGGCGGCTTCGGCCCGGTCATCATCGGCGACGGCCCGACCGCAGCCCAGCAGCTGATCGAGTGGCAGGAGGAGACCGATGTGGACGGGTTCAACCTGGCCTACCACATCACCCCTGGAACCTTCGAGGATGTGGTGGAGCATGTGGTGCCCGAGCTGCAGCGACTCGGCCGCTATAAGACCGAGTATGCCCCGGGCACGCTGCGCAATAAGCTCTTCGGTGCCGGAGATCACCTGCCCGCCGAGCACCACGGCGCGCAGTTCCAGCTGCGCCGCAAGGGCTGAGCACCCACCCCAGGACGCAAAATACCGGGGCTTCCGCGTCATACCTGGCAGACGGTGTGGCCGGTAGAGCGCGGAAGCCCCGGTAAAACGCGCGAACGGGGGAGTGGAGCTAGGCCCAGGTCTTCAGGGCCTTGCGCTCGAGGACCCCGAGCAGGGTGTCGGTGAGCTTGCCCAGCAGGGCCAGCAGCACGATGGCCAGCAGCAGCCGGTCGGTGCGCCCGTTGTTCTGTGATTCCGTGAGCAGGAAACCGAGTCCCTCGGCGGCGGCGAGCAGCTCGGCGGCGACCAGGAAGAGCCACGCCTGGGCCAGTCCCAGACGCAGCCCGGAGAACACGCTGGGCACCACGGCCGGCAGCTGAACGGTGCCCAGCAGCCGGATCCCGTGGAACCCGAAGGCGCGGCCGGCCTCGACCAGCTGCGCGTCCACGTGCCGCAGCGCGGAATGGATCGCGGTGAACACCGGGAAGAACGCGCCGATCGCGATCAGGATGACCTTCGAATCCTCTCCGATACCCACCCAGAGCAGCAGCAGCGGCACCCAGGCCAGCGACGGCACGGCGCGGAAGGCTCCGACCGTGGGGTTCAGCAGCTTGTCCGCGATGGAGGACAGGCCCAGCAGAGAGCCGAGCGCCAGGCCCAGGGCAGCACCGATCCCGAAGCCGATCAGCACCCGCTGCAGCGAGATCCCGACGTGTTCAAAGAGGTCGCCGGAATCGAAGAGTCCGATCCCCGCCGTGAGGACCGCCTGCGGGGGAGGCAGCTGGATCGCAGTGAAGGTGCCGGTGACCTCGGTGACCAGCCACCAGAGTCCCAGCAGCAGCACCGGGACGATGGCGCCGATCAGCAGCCCGCCACCGCGGAGTCCGCGCCGGGTGCGTCGCGCGGGCGCGCCGGAGGGTGAGTATCCAGGCTGCGCTTCTGGTGCTGCGAGAATCGTGCTGCTCACTCGTCCTCCTCGATGTCAGCCTCGTCGGCGGCGTTCTCGGTGCCCTCGGCGTCGGTGGCCTCGATGTTCTCGGCGAACTCGGTGTAGAACAGCGAGTCCAGGGCTTCGTCCACCGCCTCCTGGCTGTCCACGTCGCCGTTCTCCACGAAGAACGGTCCGGCGGCCTCCATGGCGGCGTAGACGTCCTCACCGGGCACCGGGTCCACCTCGAAGTTGGTGCGTTCGGTGATGACCGCCTCGGCGATCTCCAGCTCGATCCCGGCGTACTCGGCGAGGATCTCGGCGGTGCCCTCCGGGTTCTCGGTGGCCCATTCCCGGGCCTGTTCGTAGACGTTGACCACGATCTGCGCGACG from Nesterenkonia sandarakina encodes the following:
- a CDS encoding flavin reductase family protein; translated protein: MSVPARTLENPTAASRVDSFALRHALAQFPQGIVAVGAEVDGAPEAIIASTFTVGVSLDPPLVTLAVQHNSSTWPKLERSGGELGISVLGRDQNGLCRQIASKDRANRFTGVDYQLQGSALLLDGVPMWLRTRIYDQVRAGDHDIIVLEILDLGFTEGAAGLVFHQHEFKTLTSLS
- a CDS encoding acyl-CoA dehydrogenase family protein, with protein sequence MNIQLPVPHDLRETIARVGLRALDRERSRELARSEVSDLVVAGIGRLRLPRSVGGFGLDWVASTEILLELAAQDSNIPQVLRGHFAVQEDLLWRADAESDAAPEARDLVRRWLARIAAGELVGNAWTEPGKGGFHQSGTVVSESTDGHVVNGVKYYTTGAIFADWLDVTARDAAGHELAVLMRRDQPGVEIDDDWDGFGQRTTGSGTARLSDAVVEEAELRGLNDRFPYQTALYQHFLLIVLAGVSEAAARDAAALLHERSRTFSHANTRTPRTDPQLLQAVGEIDAVAALARAQVLATAASLDAAFAARSSTEDAQIEAANAVELATGRAQVALHRPVLEALTRIFDVLGASGVSQSRSLDRHWRNARTVTSHNPWVYKARIAGDHRVNGTAPVRLWSVGEPDAAQTPSAEVPPGAPEKVTPGA
- a CDS encoding LLM class flavin-dependent oxidoreductase, which produces MTYPRAESGKREILFNAFDMNCVVHQSPGLWRHPEDRAREYNTIGYWTEVAQILERGLFDGLFIADVLGPYDVFGSNPEAALRSGAQIPLQDPFLLVSAMAAVTKNLGFGITAGTAYEHPYPFSRRLGTLDHLTGGRVGWNVVTGYLPSAAQNMGQDDQMEHDRRYDHADEYLDVVYKLLEGSWEDDAVLADKASGVFTDPNKVHRIEHHGEFFKTPGIGVVEPSPQRTPVIYQAGASSRGRAFAGKHAEAVFINPPTKELAKASVAKIRASVAEAGRDPYSVRIFAMQTIVTGEDNAAAQAKYEDLTRYIDAEGGLVLMSGWMGIDLSQFDLDQPIGDVKSNAIQSTVETFQKASGREDEVWTVRQLAEWVGVGGFGPVIIGDGPTAAQQLIEWQEETDVDGFNLAYHITPGTFEDVVEHVVPELQRLGRYKTEYAPGTLRNKLFGAGDHLPAEHHGAQFQLRRKG
- a CDS encoding ABC transporter permease subunit produces the protein MSSTILAAPEAQPGYSPSGAPARRTRRGLRGGGLLIGAIVPVLLLGLWWLVTEVTGTFTAIQLPPPQAVLTAGIGLFDSGDLFEHVGISLQRVLIGFGIGAALGLALGSLLGLSSIADKLLNPTVGAFRAVPSLAWVPLLLLWVGIGEDSKVILIAIGAFFPVFTAIHSALRHVDAQLVEAGRAFGFHGIRLLGTVQLPAVVPSVFSGLRLGLAQAWLFLVAAELLAAAEGLGFLLTESQNNGRTDRLLLAIVLLALLGKLTDTLLGVLERKALKTWA